A stretch of the Uranotaenia lowii strain MFRU-FL chromosome 3, ASM2978415v1, whole genome shotgun sequence genome encodes the following:
- the LOC129754353 gene encoding leucine-rich repeat-containing G-protein coupled receptor 4-like, with amino-acid sequence MLSYRMGISSFRWIALLMTLHSFGLTEAYLCMCSPNSCVLVHPNTEFFEHADAHCSSFRTVAQDVSIIKLMDKKLSSEAFKKFPNMNSMEIFQGHLENIDSSTFSGAGKLTKLLIRGSSIEKLDDYSFKGADQLKELLISSNPLTEVSEKTIANLEQLEILVLSYGSLSTLPSAFFQNNRKLRIVSLNNNKITELSAEVFRGLDQLGKLELAGNQLKTFDSTYLKASVIVMSNNSLEHLVINEHCSSMYAGHNKIQTVTVEGSGLLKLFLNNNNIKDIGNLTKLRNLTTLSLGHNELDPNTSFSSFIAVEELMLQSTNINISYQTFRNLTNLKILDLSYNNLTSVDFKMFGSQLSLHVVSFVGNKIKSFNYIEAREYLPSLRVLEICNNGWNTTYFEQNIAKMKRFSISPDSHGFSSDFLFRHDYIHMCAEHIISEYSDYDYQFPPSLGEMDATNEEDINEQYTSTSTTSTTTTTTPVPKTTERQALTSTERSNIVPATSERHHVIEHDSKIVDNVQPAEQTSALYVTFQILVYILSVVGLVSLIALAYFWRRRQMDVRSLSSMQRNEEASDAVLLI; translated from the exons ATGCTTTCCTACAGAATGGGAATAAGCAGTTTTCGATG gatCGCCCTGCTGATGACGCTACACAGCTTTGGGCTTACCGAGGCTTATTTATGCATGTGTTCACCGAATAGCTGTGTGTTAGTACATCCTAATACCGAATTTTTTGAGCATGCTGATGCGCATTGTTCATCATTCAGGACTGTCGCTCAGGATGTATCGATTATCAAACTGATGGACAAGAAGCTTTCTTCGGAGGCGTTCAAGAAGTTTCCAAACATGAATTCGATGGAGATTTTCCAAGGACATCTTGAAAACATCGATTCTAGCACGTTCAGTGGCGCCGGAAAGCTAACAAAACTGTTGATAAGGGGCAGTAGTATAGAGAAACTGGATGATTATTCCTTCAAAGGTGCTGATCAACTCAAAGAACTGCTCATATCGTCGAATCCGTTGACTGAAGTTTCAGAAAAGACGATTGCTAATTTGGAACAGTTAGAAATTTTAGTCCTCAGTTATGGATCTCTCAGTACATTGCCAAGCGCCTTCTTCCAGAACAACCGCAAATTGAGAATAGTTTCTCTGAACAATAATAAGATTACCGAGCTAAGCGCAGAAGTATTCAGAGGATTGGATCAGTTGGGAAAGTTAGAGCTAGCAGGCAATCAGCTCAAGACTTTCGATTCAACCTATTTGAAAGCGTCTGTGATAGTGATGAGCAACAACAGCTTAGAGCATTTGGTTATCAATGAACATTGCAGTTCGATGTATGCCGGTCATAATAAAATCCAAACGGTGACCGTTGAAGGAAGTGGtctattgaaattgtttttgaataacaATAATATTAAAGACATCGGCAATCTGACGAAGCTGCGAAATTTGACAACATTATCTCTAGGCCATAACGAATTGGATCCAAACACGTCGTTTAGTTCATTCATAGCAGTGGAAGAACTAATGCTTCAATCGACTAATATCAACATATCTTACCAAACGTTCAGAAATCTGACAAATCTGAAAATTCTTGATTTATCCTACAACAATTTGACAAGcgttgattttaaaatgtttggatCGCAACTGTCCTTACATGTCGTAAGCTTCGTAGGcaacaaaatcaaaagtttcaactATATCGAAGCTAGAGAATATCTACCCAGTTTGCGGGTGCTCGAAATCTGCAACAATGGATGGAACACCACTTACTTTGAGCAGAACATAGCCAAAATGAAACGTTTCTCGATCAGCCCAGACAGTCATGGCTTCTCATCGGACTTTTTATTCAGACATGACTACATTCACATGTGCGCCGAACACATAATATCAGAATATTCGGACTACGATTACCAGTTTCCACCATCTTTAGGCGAAATGGATGCAACGAACGAGGAAGATATCAATGAACAATACACCTCCACTTCAACAACATCAACTACCACGACGACAACACCGGTGCCGAAAACTACAGAACGTCAAGCTTTGACTTCAACCGAGAGAAGCAATATCGTTCCTGCCACATCGGAGCGTCATCATGTCATAGAACACGACTCCAAAATCGTTGATAACGTCCAACCAGCCGAGCAAACATCGGCACTATACGTCACCTTCCAGATCTTGGTCTACATCCTGTCCGTTGTGGGTTTGGTGTCTCTGATCGCATTGGCCTATTTCTGGAGGAGACGGCAGATGGACGTACGAAGTCTGTCCTCCATGCAAAGGAACGAGGAAGCCAGCGACGCTGTGTTGTTGATATAA